The following proteins come from a genomic window of Flavobacteriales bacterium:
- a CDS encoding right-handed parallel beta-helix repeat-containing protein, protein MYTTTKKSTVLLLLTFALSAVFGQVNFGKLKDKIKVPTTTNSSNSSSKSNAGSNSNTSTNFANKGRAWYVSKTNGSGQLGTKERPAKDLGNIIHHLKPNDIIYIAGGIYKSKGSRGSDEINVPVKIYGGYDETFTKRDPWGATQTIFTGTNEYMKLTQPRLYIRTDQQRESNGQKSTGSSIIVDGIVFDNGPRNRYHQNKDLAIRRKASPNSGQNPSPESGGVVIVASKFTNVAVQNCVIMNTAPTEGALSVRIFHGAKGIIQNNLCINNTGYGIHIRSGYTGSDPKLVPNFEVKHNTSLFNWKHDAIASYGGNALACDQYLTATIENNVFGFGHQGGIYNPGAKITLNNNLFTGNSKYDYKERNDMMKVDDILDESTVLDQNSIGNKAMLIKIPMAERWANIYGSRKEISREEVDASVHASNSGANQLRSMLGLNLQAGGTNIDAEIFLPKLEIAEAIPVGSLPWDGKGCQKPQ, encoded by the coding sequence ATGTATACAACCACAAAAAAATCAACCGTATTATTATTGCTAACTTTTGCCCTATCTGCTGTTTTTGGGCAAGTTAATTTTGGAAAACTAAAAGACAAAATAAAAGTCCCTACAACAACCAATTCTAGTAACTCTTCTTCAAAATCAAACGCAGGTTCTAATTCCAATACCTCTACCAATTTTGCCAATAAAGGAAGAGCATGGTATGTAAGCAAAACAAATGGTTCAGGACAATTAGGTACCAAAGAAAGACCGGCTAAAGATCTGGGAAACATCATTCATCATTTAAAACCTAATGACATCATCTATATTGCTGGTGGTATCTACAAGAGTAAAGGATCTAGAGGTTCGGATGAAATTAATGTTCCAGTAAAGATCTACGGAGGTTACGACGAAACATTTACCAAAAGAGATCCATGGGGGGCTACTCAAACTATTTTCACAGGAACCAATGAGTATATGAAACTCACTCAACCTCGTTTATACATTCGTACAGACCAACAAAGAGAAAGTAACGGACAAAAATCAACAGGTTCATCTATTATTGTCGACGGAATTGTGTTTGATAATGGACCTAGAAATAGATACCATCAAAATAAAGATTTAGCGATTCGAAGAAAAGCAAGTCCTAACTCTGGACAAAACCCAAGTCCAGAATCAGGAGGAGTAGTAATTGTAGCGAGTAAGTTTACCAATGTAGCGGTTCAGAACTGTGTAATTATGAATACTGCACCAACAGAAGGCGCTCTATCTGTACGTATTTTCCATGGTGCTAAAGGAATTATTCAAAATAATTTATGCATTAACAATACCGGTTATGGGATTCACATTCGTTCAGGATATACAGGTTCAGATCCTAAATTGGTTCCAAACTTTGAAGTAAAACACAACACATCGTTATTCAATTGGAAACATGATGCTATTGCTTCTTATGGAGGAAATGCTTTAGCCTGTGATCAGTATTTAACTGCAACTATAGAAAACAATGTATTTGGATTTGGCCATCAAGGTGGAATTTATAACCCAGGAGCAAAAATCACCCTCAATAACAACTTATTTACTGGAAATTCTAAATACGACTATAAGGAACGTAACGACATGATGAAAGTAGATGATATTTTAGATGAGTCTACCGTTTTAGATCAGAACAGTATAGGAAACAAAGCAATGCTCATTAAAATTCCAATGGCAGAGCGTTGGGCCAACATCTATGGATCTAGAAAAGAAATCTCAAGAGAGGAAGTTGATGCTTCAGTTCACGCGAGTAATTCAGGAGCAAACCAATTGAGAAGTATGCTTGGCTTAAACTTACAAGCAGGAGGTACAAATATCGATGCTGAAATCTTTTTACCAAAATTAGAGATAGCTGAAGCTATACCAGTAGGATCATTACCTTGGGATGGAAAAGGTTGTCAAAAACCACAATAA
- a CDS encoding tetratricopeptide repeat protein gives MIFANYMQNRPTYFPALLFAFTFLFCGFSVKGNQSLIDSLKTELNKSLPDTVKIEMHYHLAGLSIYKDIQVAERHVDTAIQLSLDRNFIDGIGEGYGWKAFTNHQKGNFSAAIDWNLKCLKIIQEQGYESEYPRILNNLATLHLELHNYSQAKDYYEQCITINEKNEQFKSLGSNYNNLALIYRNLKDWKQAEHFYKKSEDIRLSIHDSIGLASTYSNLGTLYEDQERLNTALTYYQKSLSLRLQKSDRKGIATSQYKIAHIFLQQNQLTAANQYADQSLALATQWKFKAIEKEATKVLYLVYKAKNNSNQALYYLEQYKQLDDSLNSIQNKKKIIESEFKFEYNKKHVIDSIQNEKILLQNEILEKDNKIKSKTLALQKLWIGVIILALLTSIVFLTLIRNKAKTNEELLRAEIKNRLNDIVVLQEELEEHKKQPKIASQTINFALQDKLSQREQEVLDLLILGLPNKAIADKLFLSVNTIKSHINNLYVKLDVNNRTQAAVKGSLLQSQKNN, from the coding sequence ATGATTTTTGCAAACTATATGCAAAATCGACCAACATATTTTCCTGCACTCTTGTTTGCGTTTACATTTTTATTTTGTGGTTTTTCTGTAAAAGGAAATCAATCCTTAATAGATTCTCTAAAAACAGAACTAAATAAGAGCTTACCTGATACTGTTAAAATTGAAATGCATTATCATTTAGCTGGGTTATCGATTTATAAAGACATCCAAGTCGCAGAGCGACATGTTGATACGGCTATACAGCTGTCTTTAGACCGCAACTTTATAGATGGTATTGGAGAGGGATATGGTTGGAAAGCATTTACCAACCACCAAAAAGGGAACTTTAGTGCCGCAATCGATTGGAATTTAAAATGTTTAAAGATTATTCAAGAACAGGGATATGAAAGTGAATACCCTAGAATACTTAACAATTTAGCAACTTTACATTTGGAATTACACAATTACTCCCAAGCCAAAGACTATTATGAACAGTGCATTACCATTAACGAAAAGAATGAACAGTTTAAAAGCTTAGGCTCTAACTACAATAACCTCGCTTTGATCTATCGGAACTTAAAAGACTGGAAACAAGCAGAACATTTTTATAAAAAATCAGAAGATATCCGCTTATCTATTCACGATTCTATTGGTTTAGCTTCTACCTATAGTAACTTAGGAACACTGTATGAAGACCAAGAGCGTTTAAATACTGCGTTGACCTACTATCAAAAAAGTTTATCACTCAGGTTACAAAAGTCAGATCGAAAAGGTATAGCGACTTCACAATATAAAATTGCTCATATTTTTTTACAACAAAACCAACTAACAGCAGCGAATCAATATGCTGACCAATCTTTAGCATTAGCCACACAATGGAAGTTTAAAGCCATAGAAAAGGAAGCTACAAAAGTTTTATACCTTGTTTATAAAGCTAAAAACAATTCTAATCAAGCACTTTACTATTTAGAACAATACAAACAATTAGATGATTCCTTAAACAGTATCCAAAACAAAAAGAAAATCATTGAAAGTGAATTCAAATTTGAATACAATAAAAAACATGTGATAGACAGTATCCAAAATGAAAAAATTCTGTTACAAAACGAGATTTTAGAAAAAGACAATAAAATTAAATCAAAAACACTGGCACTTCAAAAACTTTGGATTGGAGTTATTATTTTAGCTTTATTGACTTCGATTGTTTTCTTAACTTTAATTCGTAATAAAGCGAAAACCAATGAAGAATTATTAAGAGCTGAAATTAAAAATCGTTTAAACGATATTGTTGTCCTTCAAGAAGAATTAGAAGAACATAAAAAACAACCTAAAATTGCCTCTCAAACAATTAATTTTGCTTTACAAGATAAATTATCTCAACGCGAACAAGAAGTTTTAGACTTACTTATTTTAGGGCTTCCTAATAAAGCAATTGCCGACAAATTATTCCTATCTGTCAACACCATTAAGTCGCATATTAACAATTTATATGTAAAATTGGATGTCAACAACCGAACGCAAGCTGCTGTTAAAGGAAGTTTACTACAATCCCAGAAAAACAACTAA